In the genome of Dromiciops gliroides isolate mDroGli1 chromosome 1, mDroGli1.pri, whole genome shotgun sequence, the window CGGGAcacccttcactttttttttttttagtgaggcaattggggttaagtgacttgcccagggtcacacagctactaagtgttaagtgtctgaggctggatttgaactcaggtacttctgactccagggccagtgctctatccactgcgccacgtagctgcccctacaccCTTCACTTTTGCTACCTACAGGCTACATATGTCTCTGGCCCTTCTGTCCTATTGGAAGTCTGGGCTTGTTTGCCTATGATGGTGCTGGCTTTGTTGGAGATCTCCTTTCCTGTTGGTTCTGGTGGCTTTCTGTGCATTTCTGGTGTGCAagaaataatttcttatggtatCTTACTGTTTTTCTCAATCAATATTCAGTCTGGCAACATTTCAGGTTTTTGCTAGGATAGATGTATCAACTTAAAGTTATTCCAAGAAAGGTATAGGGCAGAAAGACTTAACTCTAAATTGTTTGAAGGCCTCAACTGGTCTGGCTACCATCAGAGTCCTATTGTGCAAACTTTCTGATTTTGGAGAGCATTCGAAGTGCCAAAGGAGCATTTTAAGGGAACCAGCTCGTACATTTGTATTTTGGAAGCATTTCGATCCTGTAATGCAATGGTCAGGCCTATACTCCATCTGAATTTGAAGGCCATGGGCATCTGCTAACATTTCCTTTGCTGCATCAGAAGTATGTAGACCAGAAGGGCCACTGCATAGGAGTCCCAACGACTGACATAGAGTACTTGAGTTCTTGGAAAACTCTCCAAGCCTAAAACTTGTCAAGATAAAATTGTATGATTGTGGCTGGtaaaattctttgtatttgttttttctcaggctcctaataataataatagcttatgttAATAGAGTTTTATGTGGTCACAAAATGCTTtaatccattttctcatttggtccttggggatgtaagggctaaaattctagctaaactgtctaaaatctaatgagtggtcaccaataaattataagctttagctagagttagacttttaagcatttattaaggagaataagaatttggtgaagagaaagagaaaggcctagcttcatctatctgttaaagggagagagcattcctagctccactctccgccagagtccacacgaaagagagtgagtcagagcgccaggctcccccttcttcctcccacagcagacgtcacttcctgacaccaaagaaaagacgcatggtcttgccctcagagaccttctcctcatggtggagctttcctacagtaggtctccagcaggtggcatcaatCGTTACAAGGACAGTGATGAAAGAAGCTGGGCAGGCCCCATTTATACCATTGAGAGTAAAttatttacccatggtcacacaggtagtaaacacaGGAGCTTGTTCTGCTGGTTTCAGGTCCATTGTTCTCTCCATTGAGAAGCTCCCCTTGGTgcctggaaggaagaaggagccTTAGTGTCTGTCTAGCAGCACTTTTCCTGGGTTACCCCTGGCCCCTGGGTTTATATATAGACTAGCTGTAGAGAAAGCTCTGTGTCTGGTTCTTGGTTCTTTTGTTTTGCCTGGCTTTCTTGGATCAAAAACTGAGCTCCTTTGGGGCATGACAGTTGGTGAAACTGTCAaaacttttgatttcattggtgtggacaACTCCTTGCACTGGTGCAGATTGGCAGTTTTTCTGTGATTTGTAGTCTTAGGGACACTGAGCCTTTAAGTGGCCTTAAGGTCATCCTCCTAGTGTCTCTCAGATGCAAGCCCTAAAGGGGATAGGAGGTTGAGTGGCTGTTTAAGTGAGTGGATTTaattaggttctttttttttttaaatcataaaagtattttattattttccagttacatatagagatttttcaacatttgtttttataagatttctagttccaaatttttctccctccctctccttcctccccccctccccaagacagcaagcaatctgatataggttatatatgtacaatcacattaaacatatttctgcattagtcatgctgtgaaagaagaatcagaacaaaagggaaaaacctcaaaaaagaaaaacaaaaaaaagtagaaacagtatggtttaatctgcatctagattccacagttcttttttctgaatgtggagagcattttccatcatgagtcctttggaattatcttggaccattgtattgctgagaagagaccGTTGtattgtctatcacagttgatcatcacacagtgttgttgatactgtgtacaatgttctcctggttatgctcatctcactcagcatcagttcatgtaagtccttccaagtttctctgaagtctgcctgctcattgtttctttcttttttttttttttttggtgaggcaattggggttaagtgacttgcctagggtcacacagctagttaagtgttaagtatctgaggccggatttgaactcaggtcctcctgaatccagggccggtgctctatccactgcgccacctagctgccccgctcattgtttcttacagcacaatagtattccattacattcacgtaccacaacttgttcagctactccctagttgatgggcatccctcaacttccttctgactaccccctccctgaatctacccttccttctttcacccctccccctttatccccttcccctcttgctttcctgcagggttagatagattactttaaccagttgagtgtgtatgttatttcctctttgagccaactctgatgagattaaggtctttgagctaattctgatgagtataaggctcattcactgccccacttagATAGATTTTATGATTAGGTTCTTAATGGTtatattttatagttttcaaGAAAGTGTTTCCCCAGTACTTTATTCCGTAAATATTAAGTAAATGACTTTTGTGTGCCTTTAGAGTTTACAACACACTTTCCATGATTTGAGAACCAGGAACCCTGATTTGACCTGCATCTTTATGAGCTAATATTAAGAGCTTTCTGTAACCTCCCTAAGCCTGAGTTTGCTTCTCTGTCAGATGGGATAGTCATACTTGGACCACCTGAGGaggttggtggtggtgttttccTTCTGTTAATACAGTATTTATTCAACTTCTCCTATGAAATCTTAACTCCTCATGATTCCAGGGCTGATTCTTTCTTTATATACTATGTCATGCTGCTTCTCActtttttgggtgggtgggggaaattggggttaagtgacttgcccaaggtcgcacagctagtaagtgtcaagtgtctgaggctggatttgaactcaggtcctcctgactccagggccggtgctctatccactgtaccacctagctgcccctcacttattttttaaaataattttttgtgattatctttttgtttctatatcacCTTTCCTATTgtatctcttcccctcccagagagccattccataaaacaaagatttttttttaaataaaaggggggaaaatcagCCAAACTACCTAAACATtaagaaaaaaccaaacattatattcagttttctaTTCCCTGCCTCTCACTCATTGAACTCTAAGCTTAgagtttgaattgggtgagatttcataggctctggaagaaagaaaagatgggaggaaggaagaaaggaaaatacattACATATCTATAGTACTTCATACTTCACATAACACTTTCACAaccatcatctcatttaatccctaAAACACATCTACTAAGCCAGCAGGATAGCAGCTTGTCTTTACTGTTGTATGTATAAGGTttcaattacttgcccaaggtcacacagtgatcagaatttgaacccagatgttctgACTCACAAGTCCAGGAAGGGATGGCCAATCTCATGTGCCTTCCTGGAAGAAGTCACTCTTGTAAATTATCAGCCGAGGATCCCAAAGGACCTTGATAAGCTGCAGAGCGAGTGTCTGGAGGAGTCTGGCCAGGATGGGTAAGGGCCTTATGTCTAGGTCATGTGAGGGTCAGGTGAAGGAGCTGGCGCATTTAGCCTGGACAGGATGCTCTCTGAGAGTCTTTGAAGGACTGTTGAGGGGAGGAAAAatcagacttgttctgtttgactcCTGAGGAAGAACTGGGAATAATGTGAGGAAGTTGGGACAGCCTCAATAGCAGAGCTGTCCAGGTACAAACTGGGCTGCTGTGGTATCCCCCTCCTTAGAGATCTTCAGGGAAAGAAAGGCCAGTGACTGTTTGCTGGCTACATTCAGTGGGAATTTCCTTTATGTATGGGTTGGACTCAGATACAGAGACTTTGCCCTCTTCAGACTGCTGGAGCGTGCCCTCTGGCTTTGCTGAATGCCACTCACTGGGCACTTCCACCTGTCTGTCATAACTGATTGCCATGTCTTCTGTCAGCATGGCGTAGAGGAGGAAAACAGGCAGCTCACGTTGACTGAAGCTGTTGATTCCATGGAAAGTCCACTAATTATCTTTGCCATTCACctttctgtatctctcttctCTAGGATTATATCTGCCCACGGTGTGAGTCTGGTTTTATTGAAGAGCTTCCAGAAGAGACCAGGTGATTATTCTGCCCTTTTGTCAAGGCTCCCAGTTTTGTGGTTCTCTttcatagagaaaagaaaatatccctGTTTCAGGATAAGGGTGCCTAATAGACTCTTTCCTCTGTCCCTAGAAACCCAAACTGACCAATTAGTCTCTCTCACCAAGAGGCCTAGAATCTCTAGGTTTACAAAACTGATAGCTTCTTTAATTGCAAAGGACCCTTATTGAGTGTGAGGAATCAGGCTGTAAACAAACCATGGTAAGATTCATGGGTAGAGGGAGCAGAATTTCTTTCCCCAGACTGGTTCCAGAGGAAAAGAAGTAGGTGAGGGTTACAGCAAGTCAGATTTTCCTAATAAATAGAGCAACTTAACAAGGCAAAGGGTCCTCTCAGAAAAAGTAGAGCAGGGGGAGGCTTGGCTTTCCAGGGGTGGGTGCTGTAAAAGTATTTCCTACCTTGAAAATGAAAGTGGATTAGATGACCCCTCAGATCCCTTTGGCCTCTAAGATTGTATGATGTGTTTGACTTGGGCAGATTTCCCATTTGAGTTTCTCTCTTAATGAAACAACTTCAGCCAATACACCAAAAAGTATCATAAGTTATCCCTAAAGTGTTCATTAAGTCCAGGTGTAGCAGTCATCAAGAGAAATGGGTGCACTTTGTGCTATGGATAGAAGGTATATAAGAAGCCCACCTCAGGTCTGAATTCCCTTCCTCTTGGAAGAGGCTTCGTGCCAACACTGCGCTACTTCCACCAGAGCCATGGCCTGACATGAGGACCCTTTGCACCTGTTAGGAGCCCAGGGAAGTGGTGCTGATTGGGAAGCAGGGCCCTGCAGCCAGGCAGAGCCTGACCATTCCTCAGCACACCCTCCTGGTAGTGGAGACAGAGCATTGGCCCGGGAATCAGGTCTAAGGCCCTAGGCCCAGCTCTGCCATTACCTTGTTGTATGACCTTGTACAGATCATGTTCACTTTCTtagcctgaatttcctcatttggcaGTGAGGAGATAGGACTAAATAGCTAAGAGTAAGAAGCTGCCCTTAGGTGGGGGAGCTAGTAGACAGAAGCAAGACAGGCACACACATTGCCACAGATCTCTGAACTTGGCCTTGCTTTCCTTTCGGTGACCTTCAAGAAGCACAGGGAGGTTAAAAGTGTGAAGTTGGTTGTCTGGCTGTATCTGGCAGCTGATAGAACTGCCTGGGACCTTAGGTAAAGATGGACTCCTGCCCAAAATGGAGTGGACTCTCTTTGGCCTTCTGGCTACTCCTTAGAGATTTGAGGGGCCTTAAGCATGGGGtgcttttcaaacttttctcAAGGCTGATTTAATGGGTGCAAGGCACTGTTCTTTTAAGTGGGCCTGAGCACTTGACACAGTCAGAAGTAGCATTGCTGGGAGACAgaccatttgtttttttgttttttgtggggtttttttgaagggcaatgagggttaagtgacttgcccagggtcacacagctagttaagtgtcaagtgtctgaggctggatttgaactcaggtactcctgactccaaggccagtgctttatccactgcgccacctagctgccccagaccatttgttttttattgaaaTGACATTACCTTAAGTTGATGTGGAAGGATGTGATTGCCTTTTCACTTAGCTACAGGACTGTCATAGAAGAGAGAGCAGATTTCTGCCTGAGGTTGGAGGAGGCAGGAAAGGATCAGTGGGGAAAATCATTGGGAAGCAGTTTGAGTTCCATATAATAACTTCCCAGCAGTCAGAGTGGACTTTTCAGCTAAATAGACTTTTTTGTGAGGGAGTGATTTCTCTCTATCAGTGACTATGTTCAGTCAGAGTCTGGATGGCCTCTTGTTAGGGACATTACAGAGAGATTGGTGCTGATGggtgagttggactagatgccatCAGATCCATCTCGATTCTAATTCTATACAATTTAGCTAAGTAAACACACAGGCCACACAGAATTAAACAACAATTAAAGAGAAGACCACAGAAAAAGACCAGAATAGTTGTGTCTGGgccaaagaagggaaaagagctaTAGTGTCCAAAGTGGTAGGAGATGCTTGTGTGGGCCTCGTATTGGGTAAGATTCCCATCatcccacagctcctgctgcaagtgcagggaggggaagaaaggaagaagaagagagtcaATTTGTCCTGACTTGGTATTTTCATAATCGCCTCTAACATGTGATATCATTCTCTTCAGAAATACTGAAAATAGTTCCAACTCTGCTGCAGCTCCCACGGATCAGAACAGACAACCATTCGAGGTAAGTGGGAAACTGACACcgcctcttcttccctccctccccctctccccagcttCCTTCTGGCAAGTTGGCCAgcaaatatgcacacacatgcatgtacatgtgcatatacacacacacacagagcccttCCTCTCTGAGGGAAGAGAAGTGTCCAGTCAGCACCTATTTTCCCTGGGTGTCATCCTCTGAGAGTGGAGCTGTATGTCATATGTCATAGTTTGGCTAAGTGACATCTAAATCCAAGCATGTTTCAAAATAAATCTATCAGGTGGGAAGGACCAAGATTCTTCCACAAGAAGAATCTCTTGCCATATATAACCTTTTTAGGCCAATATCAAAACATTCCAGGCCAATGTATGATACCATGAGCAACTCCTGATGTTTAGTGGTTTTAATGACTTGGCATTTGAAACCTCAGCCCTGATTTGTCTGTGTCCTCTTATCTCCTCTCTGTCTCAGGGAGAGACAGctcagtatagtggaaagaacgtttgacttggagtcaggagagacctggcttttagtcccagctctgctacttacctacatgtgagaccttgagcaagtcacttcctttctctgagcatcagtggattataaagtgctttataatgataaagtgctatagaaatgtgagctgttattgtTCTCTCATTGATGCGATGAATCAAGGCCATTTTTCAGTATGGCTACCTCTATACATATCATCACTCCCATCGATACATATCACTtggacacctactatgtgtaggtGCTGGGGAAAACAAGGATATTTCAAAGTCCCCCTTCTCAAGGGACTTAGGATTTACTGGAGGAGATAGAACATAGACACAAAGGCAAATACTGCATGTAATAGAGGCGTAATGCCCAGTGACTCACACAGATGAAGGGCTTCTGTAAGGACTCCAAAGAGGGGCCTGAAGACAGGGATGGGCTTAGATAAGCAGAGTGGAGTAGAGGAGATATCCCAGGAGAGGTGGAAGAGGAGATAGGGGTGCAGAGAGCACTCGTGGGAGCAGATTGGAGGTAGGGATGTGTTTGGCATCCTCGGGAATCGATGAGCTGGCCCTATTGCCTAGAGTGAGGAGACCACCAGATTTGGCTAGCGGCCAGCCTAGGGAGGGCGGGCCTTATGGGTCAAAGGGGGAGCTCCCAGGTTTGATGTGGCCCAGCTACAGCTCCTGCTGTAGCACCAGTGATTGGCTGAGCAGGGCTTCTTAGATTTCCTCTTTGTGTTCCTACCCACAGACTTGCCTCAGGGTAGTCCAGTGGTCTGTTCTTACCCTCTAGACTGCTGATGAGTCATCCTCTCTGTCAGGTCTAGGCCCTGAAGGGAGAGCTATTCATGCAGGGAACTATAAGCACTTAGGGCTCCATGGATTCAACCCAGTTTAAGCTTAATTGAAGGTTATAGGGGACATGATGACTGTCTTCAGATATCTGAAGGGAGGACTCCCATGAAGAATTGGAATTAGGCTTGTTCTGCATGGTCTCAGGTGAGTCCCAGTACAACCTCACAGAATCACCAGGAGGCAGATTTCCAGAGATGAGTGCTATCTAtcaatgatgggggggggggggggggggagaagggggctgCCTTTTGTACACGGGGCATGTCCTGTAGCTGGAAGTGGATGATGGGAGGCCAGTGATGGTCACCTGCCTGGATGATGGAGGCTCCTGCACTTTCGGGGACGGGATTAGGGGAGCTTcccatcctttccagctctgattccGTCATCTTCCTTTGTCAAAACACAGTGCTTTACATATCACAGGCACTTAAAACATGTTTGTTGGGTTGAATTTATTGTTGAAATGATCACTACCCCCAGGCTCCTCTCACCTaaccttctctccccctctataGAATGTGGATCAGCATTTATTCACCTTGCCACAGGGCTATGGCCAGTTTGCCTTTGGGATTTTTGATGACAGCTTTGAATTTCCCACATTCGGCTCTGGGGTGCAATCTGAGGACGCCAGGGACTCGGAGAACAGGCGGGAGAGAGAACACCAGTCCCGCCACCGCTATGGCGCACGGCAGCCACGGGCCCGCCTCACTGCACGGCGTGCTGCAGGCAGGCATGAAGGCGTCCCAACATTAGAAGGGTGAGAATCCGGGTTCAGGCAGAGATCTGCAGTGATTCCCAACAGTTGGTATATGACCCCACCTTTGGGGTGCATAGTAATAATAGTTTATACTTCTATAGCACTTTCCACTTTTCAAAAACACTTTACatttgtgaccacatttgagcCTACAGCCCTATGAGGTAATCAGGGCAAGGAGTAATGTTCCCATTTTgccagtgaagaaactgaggcccagagagaggaagtgatctGGCCAGGATCATATGGATGGTAAATTTCAGGCcccaaatttgaatccaggtgttgattccaaaaccagtgttctttccatcataccacaTGGCCTTTCCTTCCTCTTGGTTTCAAACTATCAGCCTTTAGAAAGGCTCTTTTGGCAGCCTTCTCATTAATCTAATACTTccttggctgtttttttttttcttttaggattaTTCAGCAATTGGTCAATGGAATTATTGCACCTGCAACAATACCAAACCTGGGATTGGGCCCTTGGTGAGTCGGGAAGCATCACATGGGAGCTGTGGCTGACTGTACCTGTTTTCTCTCCCTCAAGTCCATTTTAAACAtcagccttttcttctctctgttctcaAGGGGCGTTTTGCATTCAAATCCAATGGACTATGCGTGGGGCGCCAATGGCCTGGATGCGATCATTACACAGGTAAAAAGCAGTCTCAAACCCTGGGGCTTGTCTGCTCACCCTGGGAAAGGCTGCAGGGGTGCACACTAGATTGGTCAAGCTGCCACTGGTGGCACTGCTGGCTTATGGCTCTGGGTTTTCTTTGGGGCATGGAGTCCAAACACCCAGGAGCCTCCTGTAGTGTGGGAGCAAAGGACAGAAAGGGATCCCCTCATTGGACTTTCCACCCCTTTCCCCAAACTGAAATCCTTCCCTGTTTTTTACATGGAAAGAAAGTCACCGTTCAAATACATGCTGGGTTCCCTCCTGGTCCCTTTATCTTCAGTAACTCTTCCTTTAGGAAAAGTTCTGTTGTTTATAAACAAATGGCCTGAACCCTTTGCAATTCTCCTTACAAAACAAACTACCCTGGCCCCTGAGAAATAATAGCCCCAGGGTCCCTCATGACTTTTGGAAAGGCAGATGGTGGCCCACCTCTTCTTTATGACACCCTGGGTAACTAGAGGCTGAGCAGGGGCCAATTTCAGTGGGTGGGATTGGCAGCAGATGCATCCCAAACTAAATTGGAAAAGTGAGGCCAGCCCAGCTGATCCCGGAAGCTCACTCCCCTAATTGTGAACagaatagtgttttgttttgctaggCAGGCTTTCCCAAAGATTTGGGCAAAGGATACTTAGCAGATTGTAGGGCTTTGGCAGGCAATCTGTCCTTGCTTTTCAGAGCCTAAACTGACTCCAGAAGGGCCCAGGAAGAGGCCTTCCCTGGGATTCAGGTGGCAGGATTGCCTCAGTTACTATCCAAGGCCAAAAGCGAGACCCCAGACACATTGAGCTCAGTGAACTGATTTCTTCTGGCAAAAGAAGCTATGCCCCAGACCAGGGATCTCGGCACTCTCGCCTCTTGTCTTTCAGCTCCTTAATCAGTTTGAAAACACCGGTCCCCCACCAGCAGACAAAGAGAAAATACAAGCCCTTCCCACCATACAAGTCACAGAGGAACACGTAGGTAGGTACCCCAGCCCTGAGGGGCACCTTGGAGGCAGATGGCTGAGCCTGAGACTGCTGCTAAGTGAGCCCCGGGAGCAGGGAGAGTGAGGCTCCACACCTGGGTTAGGCTCAACCTCAactctgtgtggccttgagcaaggtCCGCTCCCCTTTATGTGTCTCACCTGTAAAATTCAGTTGGACCAGGTGGTCTCTGGAGTCTCCGGTGGTATGTGATTCTTTGGTGGGGAGCCTGGTTTTCAATGGTGACAGAGTCGGCGGGGCAGTTTAGAGGCCAGAAGCCAGAGgaggctattctttttttttttttttttttttggtgaggcaattggggttaagtgacttgcccagggtcacacagctagtaagtgtcaagtgtctgaggctggatttgaactcaggtcctcctgactccagggtcggtgctccatccattgcgccacctaggtgccagAGGAGGCTATTCTTAATCAGCTGTGTTGGCTCTTCTACCTACCTTGACCTTTTCCCTCTGCTCCCTGGTAAAGCAAAGCTAACATCTCACTGGTTGTATTTGGAGATAGCCCAGTTTAATGGTCAGACCCTTCCTACTAAGACATTCCCAAACCATCCCTCTTATTTGCTCCCAAGATTTTTTGAAGTAGATTGGGACAAATGTCTGTAGGAGAGTCAGCCTCCTATACTGAAAGAGCATTGGGAAACTTGCCTTTGTCCTCAGCTGCATGTCTTCTTCTGAGCCTACTTCTCCCCAAAGGGTTGGATCTCTAAGGTTACTTCTTAGCTCCAGCATTCTGTCATTTGTAGGTTCCTGGGGCTCCTCAGAAGTCTCAAGTGCTTTGACTTGGCTTACATAGAGCACGTCATTGGTGGTGATGTTGGAGACAGATTGAGGTagcttttcttttcaaatcaGCACCTCTGCCTATTCCCGGGGAGTCTAAGATAGTGTTGTTGAGCCACCTAGCAGGATGGAATAGGCTCGGAAGCCATTGCAGAATGAGAGTTTGGTGGTGTTCTGGGGTCCTGAAGGCCTCCTGCTATGTCTCCTCCTTCCCACTTTCAGGTTCAGGGTTAGAATGTCCTGTATGCAAAGACGACTATACACTGGGTGAGAGTGTCCGGCAGTTACCTTGCAATCACTTATTCCATGACGGCTGCATAGTCCCCTGGCTGGAACAGGTATGTTGGCATACGAGGCCACCCACATCCAGACCCCTCCTTGAAGAGCCTTACGTGTCTGAAAGCCTCGCTTTGGTTTGGATGAGCTctaaccctttttaatttttctctctttcccactctCCACTTCTCAAAGCATGATACCTGCCAGTGTGTCGGAAAAAGCTTAAGTGGACAGAACACTGCCACAAATCCCCCGGGGACTGACAGGaatgaatttttcttcctcctcttcctcttcctcctcctccagttcGCCAAGTAATGAAAACTCAACAAACAACTCATGAATCTCACCACCAGCCAGTCCAACCAACCACCCCCGACCTTCTTCCCTCGTTCCCCTTTGCCCCAAACCCTATCCTGTCCATTGCCCATCTGCTTCCTGGTGAGAGGGAGCAGCtaatcttcccccaccccacgcTGAACCCAGGagacagaggggaggggagggggaggcaggcaGGGGAGACCCCAAGACCCcagcacctttcttttttt includes:
- the RNF126 gene encoding E3 ubiquitin-protein ligase RNF126, encoding MAEASPQPGRYFCHCCSAEISPRLPDYICPRCESGFIEELPEETRNTENSSNSAAAPTDQNRQPFENVDQHLFTLPQGYGQFAFGIFDDSFEFPTFGSGVQSEDARDSENRREREHQSRHRYGARQPRARLTARRAAGRHEGVPTLEGIIQQLVNGIIAPATIPNLGLGPWGVLHSNPMDYAWGANGLDAIITQLLNQFENTGPPPADKEKIQALPTIQVTEEHVGSGLECPVCKDDYTLGESVRQLPCNHLFHDGCIVPWLEQHDTCQCVGKSLSGQNTATNPPGTDRNEFFFLLFLFLLLQFAK